The Pirellulales bacterium genomic interval CAGCGCGCACGAATGTGATTGCGCGTCATCACTGGTGCCCACAGGGCACCCTACTTAAAGCCAGTTTTGCACTTAGCTTTCCGTTATTTCCGCCAGGCACGATTGCATGTACTCGATGCTGTCGCGCGCCAACCGTTCGATGCCGGGCGTGTAATCGAACACTTCGACCGACACCCAGCCCCGGTAGTCGATCATGCCCAGCTCCGCGAAGATCGGCACGAAGTCGAGGTCGCCAAATCCTGGCCCCAACCGGTTCGCGTCGTTGGCGTGAAAGTGCGCGAGAATTCCGGCGTGCTTACGAATAATGTCGGGGATCGGCGTCCCCTCGCTCGACATCGCCTTGCAATCCAGATGTAACCGGCAGTGGTGCGAACCAACCATTTCGACCAGCTTCGCGCCGGCATCGGCCGTGAGCAGGAAATCTCCCTCGGCCGGGCCGAGTGGTTCCACGGCCAGTGTGACGTCGGTCTCTTCCAGTGTCGGCAGCACCGCTTGAAAGACTTCGGCCGCGTACTCCAGCCCTTGCTCGAGCGACACGCCTGGCAGCAGGTTGCGCTGCTGCGGCGAGCCGAAGACCATAATCCGGCCTCCCAGGTCGCGGCAGAGATGGGCGAGTTCGCGAACGTATTGCGCTGTCCGCTCGCGCACGGCACGGTCCGGACTGGTCAGGTAATAGCCCGACGTTTTGGCCAGCAGCCAGTGCAGGCCGACAACTTCGAGATCCGCGGCCTCGGCCTGGCGGCGCACCTCGGCCCGACGGCTGGCGGTAATTTCGTTGGCGTCGGTGGCGATCGTGAACGGCGCGATCTCGATGCCCGTGTATCCGCACTCGCGTGCGAAGTCGAAGGCCCTGTCAAACGGCCAGTCCAGAAAGGTCTCGTTGCAAATGGCGAATTTCATCGGTTCACAGCGGGAATCGTTTGAATCAGGATGAGTTCATGGCTGCCGACGAGCCTAGCGGTAGCAAGTTCGGCCGGCAAGCCGCGCTTGCTTGACGCCCCACGGGCTGGGGATAGGCTGAAACACGACGCGTGCCCACGTCAGCCGCCGCGGATCATACTTCGGCAAGCGAGACATTGGCGCACCGCTCGCCGTAATCCAAGGATCTTCCGAGAAACCGCATGCTGACCCGACGTTCGCTAGGCTGGCCGATCACGCTGGGCGTGGTGATGATCGTGCTGCTGGTTGCGCTGACGGTGGGTTGGGTGCTGGTCGTCGTCGTGGCGGCCAACCGCGCTTCTGCGAGCGGTTATTGGTGGGCGATCCTGGCCGTGGGGACCACGTTCCTGGCGCTGGTGCTGGTCGGCGTGGTGCTCTATCTGCTGATATCAATCAAGGAAATTCGGCTCAATCAACGGCAGTCGAATTTCATCGATAGTGTCACGCACGAGCTGAAATCGCCTCTGGCTTCGTTGAAGCTGTACGTGCAAACCTTGTCGCGGCGCAATGTCACCGAAGCCCAACAAGCGGACTTTCATCGCTTCATGCTGGACGATCTACAGCGGCTCGATTCGTTGATCAACCACATGCTCGATACGGCCCGGCTGAACCAGGCCCCGCCGGCCGACGAAACGATCGACGTCGAGCTGGCCGACGTATTGCGCGGCTGCGCGAAAACGGCCTGCATGCACTATCGACTGCCTGACGAGACGATCACGCTCGACGTGCAACCGGCCCTAGTGCGAGGGCAGCCGATCGACGTTGAAA includes:
- a CDS encoding sugar phosphate isomerase/epimerase family protein; translation: MKFAICNETFLDWPFDRAFDFARECGYTGIEIAPFTIATDANEITASRRAEVRRQAEAADLEVVGLHWLLAKTSGYYLTSPDRAVRERTAQYVRELAHLCRDLGGRIMVFGSPQQRNLLPGVSLEQGLEYAAEVFQAVLPTLEETDVTLAVEPLGPAEGDFLLTADAGAKLVEMVGSHHCRLHLDCKAMSSEGTPIPDIIRKHAGILAHFHANDANRLGPGFGDLDFVPIFAELGMIDYRGWVSVEVFDYTPGIERLARDSIEYMQSCLAEITES
- a CDS encoding HAMP domain-containing sensor histidine kinase, coding for MLTRRSLGWPITLGVVMIVLLVALTVGWVLVVVVAANRASASGYWWAILAVGTTFLALVLVGVVLYLLISIKEIRLNQRQSNFIDSVTHELKSPLASLKLYVQTLSRRNVTEAQQADFHRFMLDDLQRLDSLINHMLDTARLNQAPPADETIDVELADVLRGCAKTACMHYRLPDETITLDVQPALVRGQPIDVEIVFRNLIDNALKYSGDTPEVLVQSWVAGGGTVVTRIIDNGPGIPINMRRKIFGRFFRIGSELERSKTGTGLGLFIVRTLVKRMRGKVNVRGRGTLRGSVFEVELPGHEAVPQQSAA